A section of the Ornithinimicrobium sufpigmenti genome encodes:
- a CDS encoding YjiH family protein produces MSSTVAPEAPALRRGAMWKFWVLSAIGIFMFFVPVTLGERSTIPLDHMVSSLRDTVPTALPYYALALIVAGAAYPWVSGTWRRNRTTTVFSVFRVVGLVVGVMLVLEVGPAWLFEPDMGPFLLNSLVIPVGLLVPIGAVFLALLVGYGLMEWVGVVVRPVTVPIFRTPGRSAIDAVASFVGSYSLALLITNRVYLEGKYNRREALTIATGFSTVSATFMIVVANALDLMGHWTLYFWSTLVITFLVTAVTVRIWPLRSEPDEYAPGVTPQPEEEPEGSRFAAAWRAAKGTVAADPGVGRTVLANFRDGLLMAMAILPSILSVGLLGLVLAKYTPVFDWLGYLFYPITWVLQIPEPLLVAKAAALGISEMFLPAALVTDSVMSVKFVVAVVCVSQVIFFSAMVPSLLGTQIPISIPKLLAIWFVRVALSLVLTIPLALWLF; encoded by the coding sequence ATGAGCTCGACCGTGGCGCCGGAGGCTCCCGCGCTGCGGCGGGGTGCGATGTGGAAGTTCTGGGTCCTGTCGGCCATCGGCATCTTCATGTTCTTCGTGCCGGTCACCCTCGGCGAGCGCAGCACCATCCCCCTGGACCACATGGTCAGCTCTCTGCGCGACACCGTCCCGACGGCGCTGCCCTACTACGCGCTCGCCCTCATCGTGGCGGGTGCGGCATACCCCTGGGTCTCGGGCACCTGGCGACGCAACCGCACCACCACGGTGTTCTCGGTCTTCCGGGTGGTCGGCCTGGTCGTCGGGGTCATGCTCGTCCTCGAGGTCGGTCCGGCCTGGCTCTTCGAGCCCGACATGGGGCCCTTCCTGCTCAACTCCCTGGTCATCCCGGTGGGGCTGCTCGTCCCCATCGGTGCCGTCTTCCTGGCTCTGCTGGTCGGCTACGGCCTGATGGAGTGGGTGGGCGTCGTCGTGCGCCCCGTCACGGTGCCGATCTTCCGCACCCCCGGCCGGTCGGCCATCGACGCGGTCGCCAGCTTCGTCGGCTCGTACTCCCTGGCGCTGCTCATCACCAACCGGGTCTACCTGGAGGGCAAGTACAACCGACGGGAGGCGCTGACGATCGCCACCGGATTCTCGACGGTGTCGGCGACGTTCATGATCGTGGTCGCCAACGCCCTGGACCTGATGGGGCACTGGACGCTGTACTTCTGGTCGACCCTGGTCATCACCTTCCTGGTCACCGCGGTGACGGTCCGGATCTGGCCGCTGCGCAGCGAGCCGGACGAGTATGCGCCGGGCGTGACGCCTCAGCCCGAGGAGGAGCCTGAGGGTTCCCGCTTCGCGGCTGCCTGGCGGGCGGCCAAGGGCACCGTGGCAGCCGACCCGGGCGTGGGTCGCACCGTCCTGGCCAACTTCAGGGACGGGCTGCTCATGGCGATGGCCATCCTGCCCTCGATCCTGTCGGTCGGGCTCCTGGGTCTGGTCCTGGCGAAGTACACGCCGGTCTTCGACTGGCTGGGCTACCTCTTCTACCCGATCACGTGGGTGCTGCAGATCCCCGAGCCCCTGCTGGTGGCCAAGGCGGCGGCGCTGGGCATCTCGGAGATGTTCCTGCCGGCGGCACTGGTGACCGACTCGGTGATGTCGGTGAAGTTCGTCGTGGCGGTGGTCTGCGTCTCGCAGGTGATCTTCTTCTCGGCGATGGTGCCGAGCCTGCTCGGGACGCAGATCCCCATCTCCATCCCGAAACTGCTGGCGATCTGGTTCGTCCGGGTGGCGTTGAGCCTGGTCCTGACCATCCCGCTGGCGCTGTGGCTCTTCTAG
- the hutU gene encoding urocanate hydratase → MEGARPVRAARGTTLTARSWATEAPLRMLMNNLDPEVAERPDDLVVYGGTGRAARDWPSFEAMVRTLTDLREDETMLVQSGRPVGVLQTHEWAPRVLIANSNLVPDWANWPEFRRLEHLGLTMYGQMTAGSWIYIGTQGILQGTYETFAAVAAKTFGGTLAGTLTLTGGCGGMGGAQPLAVTLNGGTCLIVDVDEARLRRRVRSRYLDEVADGLDAAVERVLQAKADREAVSVGVVGNAAEVFPELLRRGVDIDVVTDQTSAHDPLSYLPVGIDLADWAEYAEKKPEEFTDRAQESMARHVQAMVEFQDAGAEVFDYGNSIRDEARQGGYDRAFEFPGFVPAYIRPLFCEGKGPFRWAALSGDEKDIYATDQAVMDLFPDNDHLQKWLRGAREKVAFEGLPARICWLGYGERDKAGLRFNEMVASGEVSAPLVIGRDHLDAGSVASPYRETEGMADGSDAIADWPLLNALVNTASGASWVSLHHGGGVGIGRSLHAGQVSLADGTDLARQKLERVLTNDPGVGVIRHVDAGYPEAEQVAQERGVRVPMREGSPR, encoded by the coding sequence ATGGAAGGCGCCCGCCCCGTCCGCGCGGCCCGCGGCACCACCCTCACCGCCCGCTCGTGGGCCACCGAGGCCCCGCTGCGGATGCTGATGAACAACCTGGACCCCGAGGTCGCCGAGCGGCCGGACGATCTGGTCGTCTACGGCGGCACCGGCCGGGCAGCGCGCGACTGGCCCTCGTTCGAGGCGATGGTGCGCACGCTGACCGACCTGCGCGAGGACGAGACCATGCTGGTCCAGTCCGGCCGCCCGGTGGGCGTCCTGCAGACCCACGAGTGGGCACCGCGGGTGCTCATCGCCAACTCCAACCTGGTGCCCGACTGGGCCAACTGGCCGGAGTTCCGCCGCCTGGAGCACCTGGGGCTGACCATGTACGGCCAGATGACGGCCGGCTCGTGGATCTACATCGGCACCCAGGGGATCCTGCAGGGCACCTACGAGACCTTCGCCGCGGTCGCCGCCAAGACGTTCGGCGGCACGCTGGCCGGAACCCTGACCCTGACCGGCGGCTGCGGCGGCATGGGCGGGGCGCAGCCGCTGGCCGTCACCCTCAACGGCGGGACCTGCCTCATCGTCGACGTCGACGAGGCACGGCTGCGGCGCCGGGTGCGGAGCCGCTACCTGGACGAGGTCGCCGACGGCCTCGACGCCGCGGTCGAGCGGGTCCTGCAGGCCAAGGCCGACCGGGAGGCCGTCTCGGTCGGTGTCGTGGGCAACGCCGCCGAGGTCTTCCCCGAGCTGCTGCGGCGGGGTGTCGACATCGACGTGGTCACCGACCAGACGTCGGCGCACGACCCGCTGTCCTACCTGCCGGTCGGCATCGACCTCGCCGACTGGGCCGAGTATGCCGAGAAGAAGCCTGAGGAGTTCACCGACCGCGCCCAGGAGTCCATGGCGCGGCACGTGCAGGCGATGGTGGAGTTCCAGGACGCGGGCGCGGAGGTCTTCGACTACGGGAACAGCATCCGCGACGAGGCCCGGCAGGGTGGCTACGACCGCGCCTTCGAGTTCCCCGGCTTCGTCCCGGCCTACATCCGTCCGCTCTTCTGCGAGGGCAAGGGCCCGTTCCGCTGGGCCGCGCTCTCCGGGGACGAGAAGGACATCTACGCCACCGACCAGGCGGTGATGGACCTCTTCCCCGACAACGACCACCTGCAGAAGTGGCTGCGCGGAGCGCGCGAGAAGGTCGCCTTCGAGGGCCTGCCCGCCCGCATCTGCTGGCTCGGGTATGGCGAGCGGGACAAGGCGGGCCTGCGCTTCAACGAGATGGTCGCCTCGGGTGAGGTGTCCGCGCCCCTGGTCATCGGCCGCGACCACCTGGACGCCGGGTCGGTCGCCAGCCCGTACAGGGAGACCGAGGGGATGGCCGACGGCTCCGACGCGATCGCCGACTGGCCCCTCCTCAACGCCCTGGTCAACACGGCGTCCGGCGCGTCATGGGTGTCGCTGCACCACGGCGGCGGTGTCGGCATCGGCCGTTCCCTGCACGCCGGGCAGGTCTCGCTCGCCGACGGCACGGACCTGGCGCGGCAGAAGCTGGAGCGGGTGCTCACCAACGACCCTGGCGTGGGCGTGATCCGGCACGTCGACGCCGGCTACCCGGAGGCCGAGCAGGTCGCGCAGGAGCGGGGCGTGCGGGTCCCGATGCGGGAAGGCTCACCGCGATGA
- a CDS encoding VOC family protein: MTTEHELSHDPELTDWRVLLGRLHARFGTGEGGFAAGAEFASRVAARADELDHHPDLDLRYGHVTVTTVSHDVGRLTSRDRRLAVAISQIAAELGLRATPEQLSALEIGLDVMVAEEVAPFWRAVLGYEPDSEGGEAASLADPAARHAALWFQQMDEPRTERGRFHLDITVPHDVAEERLAAALAAGGRLVTDQFAPSWWVLADAEGNEACICTWQGRGQGDDA, from the coding sequence ATGACCACCGAGCACGAGCTGAGCCACGACCCCGAGCTGACCGACTGGAGGGTGCTTCTCGGACGGCTGCACGCACGGTTCGGCACCGGGGAAGGCGGGTTCGCCGCCGGCGCCGAGTTCGCCTCACGGGTCGCGGCCCGGGCGGACGAGCTGGACCACCATCCCGACCTCGACCTGCGCTACGGCCACGTCACCGTGACCACGGTCTCCCACGACGTCGGGCGGCTGACCAGCAGGGACCGCAGGCTGGCCGTCGCGATCTCCCAGATCGCCGCCGAGCTCGGCCTGAGGGCGACCCCGGAACAGCTCAGCGCCCTGGAGATCGGCCTGGACGTGATGGTCGCCGAGGAGGTGGCACCGTTCTGGCGCGCGGTGCTCGGGTACGAGCCCGACTCCGAGGGGGGCGAGGCGGCTTCCCTCGCCGACCCTGCCGCCCGCCACGCCGCACTGTGGTTCCAGCAGATGGACGAGCCCCGCACCGAGCGCGGGCGCTTCCACCTCGACATCACGGTGCCGCACGACGTCGCGGAGGAGCGTCTGGCAGCAGCGCTGGCGGCCGGCGGGCGGCTGGTCACCGACCAGTTCGCACCGTCCTGGTGGGTGCTGGCCGACGCTGAGGGCAACGAGGCGTGCATCTGCACCTGGCAGGGCAGGGGCCAGGGCGACGACGCCTAG
- the coaE gene encoding dephospho-CoA kinase, whose product MLRVGLSGGIGSGKSTVSARLAELGAVVVDADRVAREVVEPGTPALAEIAERFGPGVLTADGSLDRAALGAIVFDDPQARRDLEAITHPRILARSRELFTTASADAVVVHDIPLLVEMGRAADYALTVIVDVPEQERLRRLVESRGMSSDQARARISAQADDAQRRAAADVLLDNSGTVDKVHERVEALWRERLAPFERNLRSGTPVRRPEELAVVAPDPDWPAQAARLLARLRKALGDTALRADHIGSTSVPGLPAKDVVDLQVVVEDLAVLDDPEVRSALTQVGFLVPDRLWHDHDHQGPGPAVASRPKKILATGDPGRVVHCHVRPLDSPAWRLALLFRDWWRADSDERAAYADLKRTLEARGLSTSDYTEAKEPWFAEAAERAEAWARRTGWQPS is encoded by the coding sequence ATGCTGCGCGTAGGCCTCTCCGGCGGGATCGGCTCCGGCAAGTCCACGGTCTCGGCCCGGCTGGCCGAGCTCGGCGCGGTCGTGGTCGACGCCGACCGGGTGGCGCGGGAGGTGGTCGAGCCAGGCACGCCGGCGCTCGCGGAGATCGCCGAGCGCTTCGGCCCCGGCGTGCTCACCGCGGACGGCAGCCTGGACCGGGCCGCCCTGGGCGCGATCGTCTTCGACGACCCGCAGGCCCGCCGCGACCTGGAGGCGATCACCCACCCGCGGATCCTCGCCCGGTCGCGCGAGCTCTTCACCACCGCCTCCGCGGACGCCGTCGTCGTCCACGACATCCCCCTGCTGGTGGAGATGGGTCGCGCCGCCGACTACGCACTCACGGTGATCGTCGACGTGCCGGAGCAGGAGCGGCTGCGCCGGCTGGTGGAGAGCCGGGGTATGTCGTCCGACCAGGCCCGAGCCCGGATCTCCGCCCAGGCCGACGACGCGCAGCGCCGGGCCGCGGCGGACGTGCTGCTCGACAACTCGGGCACGGTCGACAAGGTGCACGAGCGGGTCGAGGCGCTGTGGCGCGAGCGGCTCGCGCCCTTCGAGCGCAACCTCCGCTCCGGCACACCGGTCCGGCGGCCCGAGGAGCTGGCCGTCGTCGCGCCCGACCCGGACTGGCCGGCCCAGGCTGCGCGGCTGCTCGCCAGGCTGCGCAAGGCGCTGGGCGACACGGCCCTCCGCGCCGACCACATCGGCAGCACCAGCGTCCCCGGTCTGCCCGCCAAGGACGTCGTCGACCTGCAGGTCGTGGTCGAGGACCTGGCTGTGCTCGACGACCCGGAGGTGCGCTCGGCCCTGACCCAGGTCGGCTTCCTGGTGCCGGACCGGCTGTGGCACGACCACGACCACCAGGGACCCGGACCAGCGGTGGCGTCGCGGCCGAAGAAGATCCTGGCCACCGGCGACCCCGGGCGGGTGGTCCACTGCCACGTCCGGCCGCTCGACTCACCGGCCTGGCGGCTGGCCCTCCTCTTCCGGGACTGGTGGCGCGCCGACTCCGACGAGCGGGCCGCCTACGCCGACCTCAAGCGCACCCTGGAGGCACGCGGGCTGAGCACCAGCGACTACACCGAGGCCAAGGAGCCGTGGTTCGCCGAGGCGGCCGAGCGCGCCGAGGCCTGGGCCCGTCGCACGGGGTGGCAGCCGAGCTGA
- a CDS encoding helix-turn-helix transcriptional regulator produces the protein MRGNLSSESTLRVIRELLQLDGPGYALPDEFFRRLCELVDCECVRLNHLDSTAETHYFSQGYAVDEGPFLIHPVPWAPENDAWWADYWTSICSFPERSGTYHHVQLNTDFLTAQQRRAHPHTARDTPEMMLVLPDGGGRQLRLLVERDEGPGFTEDDRFLLLLLMPHLERMYRTRERQRAGSIARITPRQRELLEQLRLGLTNAQIARRLHISEGTVRTHLQHLYDRLGVTNRVAAVMLMDRLDDDAGAPVSTTMRLR, from the coding sequence ATGCGCGGGAACCTCTCCAGCGAGTCGACGCTGCGGGTGATCCGTGAGCTCCTGCAGCTCGACGGACCCGGCTACGCCCTGCCCGACGAGTTCTTCCGCCGGCTCTGCGAGCTGGTCGACTGCGAGTGCGTGCGTCTCAACCACCTCGACTCGACGGCCGAGACGCACTACTTCAGCCAGGGGTATGCGGTGGACGAGGGACCGTTCCTGATCCACCCTGTGCCCTGGGCCCCGGAGAACGACGCCTGGTGGGCGGACTACTGGACCAGCATCTGCAGCTTCCCGGAGCGCTCCGGCACCTACCACCACGTCCAGCTGAACACCGACTTCCTGACCGCTCAGCAGCGCCGCGCTCACCCGCACACCGCGCGTGACACCCCGGAGATGATGCTGGTGCTGCCGGACGGCGGTGGCCGGCAGCTGCGCCTGCTGGTGGAGCGCGACGAGGGCCCGGGCTTCACCGAGGACGACCGCTTCCTGCTGCTCCTGCTCATGCCGCACCTCGAGCGGATGTACCGGACCCGCGAACGGCAACGCGCCGGCAGCATCGCCCGGATCACGCCTCGGCAGCGCGAGCTCCTCGAGCAGCTGCGGCTCGGGCTCACCAACGCCCAGATCGCCCGCCGGCTGCACATCTCGGAGGGCACGGTGCGGACCCACCTGCAGCACCTCTACGACCGCCTCGGCGTCACCAACCGGGTGGCGGCCGTGATGCTCATGGACCGGCTGGACGACGACGCGGGTGCCCCGGTGTCCACCACGATGCGGCTGCGCTGA
- a CDS encoding S9 family peptidase, with protein MSAPASPFHDLDHYVALPRVAGLALSPDGSRLVTTVATLNRKGTGYATALWELDPTGQRPAHRITRSSTGEAGAAFGIDGALYFTSSRPDPEGEEDEPVTALWHIPAQGGEARVVLSRAGGITKVVCAERADRVVVTGGLLPGASSEEEHATLRTRRKDASVDAILHSGYPIRYWDHDLGPDVPHVFAVQRGPGPRPGDDDETGDEGEVRPPLPGTTDRAPEMHLKLLTGGTFPATQDPTPVLAPDGTFALLPVTIPEARASRRDGIARVDLATGERRTLVDVEGLEASPGPVSPDGTRAVVVAGRTTSPTEPPQPRLHLMDTATGELTPLAPDWELWASPVAWLPDASAVLVLADSDGRRPVFRVDVPSGEVTQLTHDDAAWSDLVLSPDGTTAYGVRSSYLFPPEVVRLDLASGDVTPLPGPVERPTVPGRLEEVETTTADGTRVRAWLALPHDRPDSPDGHPLLLWVHGGPLSSWNAWTWRWNPWLMTARGYAVLLPDPALSTGYGQDFIQRGWGAWGDAPYTDLMAITDAVEARDDIDSSRTAVMGGSFGGYMANWIAGHTDRFKAVVTHASLWGLDAFGSTTDAAYYWQREMTPEMSGQHSPHLYVDQIVSPMLVIHGDKDYRVPIGEGLRLWYELLSRSGRPAEADGSTVHRFLYFPHENHWILAPQHAKVWYAVVLAFLAEHVLGEEPDALPEVLGLVAPEEATRTT; from the coding sequence ATGAGCGCACCGGCTTCACCCTTTCACGACCTCGACCACTACGTCGCGCTGCCCCGCGTCGCCGGGCTTGCCCTGAGCCCGGACGGTTCACGGCTGGTCACCACGGTGGCCACCCTCAACCGCAAGGGCACCGGCTACGCCACCGCGCTGTGGGAGCTGGACCCGACCGGTCAGCGTCCCGCGCACCGGATCACCCGCAGCTCCACGGGAGAGGCCGGCGCCGCGTTCGGGATCGACGGCGCGCTCTACTTCACCTCCTCCCGCCCCGACCCCGAGGGCGAGGAGGACGAGCCGGTCACCGCCCTGTGGCACATCCCGGCCCAGGGCGGTGAGGCCAGGGTGGTGCTGAGCCGGGCCGGCGGGATCACCAAGGTGGTGTGCGCCGAGCGCGCCGACCGGGTGGTCGTCACCGGCGGTCTGCTCCCGGGTGCCTCCAGCGAGGAGGAGCACGCGACGCTGCGCACCCGCCGCAAGGACGCCAGCGTGGACGCGATCCTGCACAGCGGCTACCCCATCCGCTACTGGGACCACGACCTGGGCCCCGACGTGCCGCACGTCTTCGCCGTCCAGCGCGGACCCGGCCCCCGCCCCGGCGACGACGACGAGACCGGCGACGAGGGCGAGGTCCGTCCGCCGCTGCCCGGCACCACCGACCGCGCACCCGAGATGCACCTGAAGCTGCTCACCGGCGGCACCTTCCCGGCCACCCAGGACCCGACGCCGGTGCTGGCCCCGGACGGCACCTTCGCCCTCCTGCCCGTGACCATCCCCGAGGCGCGGGCCAGCCGACGCGACGGCATCGCCCGCGTGGACCTCGCGACCGGCGAGCGCCGGACCCTGGTCGACGTGGAGGGTCTGGAGGCCTCCCCCGGTCCGGTCAGCCCGGACGGCACCCGCGCCGTGGTCGTGGCCGGCCGCACGACCTCCCCCACCGAGCCACCGCAGCCCCGTCTGCACCTGATGGACACCGCGACCGGTGAGCTCACCCCGTTGGCCCCGGACTGGGAGCTGTGGGCCAGCCCGGTCGCCTGGCTGCCGGACGCCTCCGCCGTGCTCGTCCTGGCGGACAGCGACGGCCGCCGCCCGGTCTTCCGGGTCGATGTGCCCTCCGGCGAGGTCACCCAGCTGACCCACGACGACGCCGCCTGGAGCGACCTGGTGCTCTCTCCCGACGGCACCACCGCCTACGGCGTCCGCAGCTCCTACCTCTTCCCGCCGGAGGTGGTGCGTCTCGACCTGGCCAGCGGCGACGTCACTCCCCTGCCGGGGCCGGTGGAGCGGCCGACGGTCCCGGGCCGGCTGGAGGAGGTGGAGACCACCACCGCCGACGGCACCCGCGTCCGGGCCTGGCTCGCGCTCCCGCACGACCGGCCGGACAGCCCCGACGGCCACCCGCTGCTGCTCTGGGTGCACGGGGGCCCGCTCAGCTCCTGGAACGCCTGGACCTGGCGGTGGAACCCGTGGCTGATGACCGCCCGCGGGTATGCCGTGCTCCTGCCCGACCCGGCCCTGTCGACCGGCTATGGCCAGGACTTCATCCAGCGGGGCTGGGGCGCCTGGGGCGATGCGCCCTACACCGACCTCATGGCGATCACCGACGCAGTCGAGGCGCGGGACGACATCGACAGCTCCCGCACCGCGGTGATGGGCGGCTCCTTCGGCGGGTACATGGCCAACTGGATCGCCGGGCACACCGACCGGTTCAAGGCCGTGGTCACCCACGCTTCCCTGTGGGGCCTGGACGCCTTCGGCTCCACCACCGACGCCGCCTACTACTGGCAGCGGGAGATGACGCCGGAGATGAGCGGCCAGCACTCACCGCATCTCTACGTCGACCAGATCGTCAGCCCCATGCTGGTCATCCACGGCGACAAGGACTACCGCGTCCCGATCGGTGAGGGCCTGCGGCTGTGGTACGAGCTGCTGTCCCGCTCGGGCCGGCCCGCGGAGGCCGACGGCTCCACGGTCCACCGCTTCCTCTACTTCCCGCACGAGAACCACTGGATCCTCGCACCCCAGCACGCCAAGGTCTGGTATGCCGTGGTGCTCGCCTTCCTGGCCGAGCACGTCCTCGGCGAGGAGCCGGACGCGCTGCCGGAGGTCCTCGGCCTGGTGGCGCCGGAGGAGGCGACCCGGACGACGTAG
- a CDS encoding PAC2 family protein, with amino-acid sequence MTTHSPLFRLEVDSARQPQPAPLLMVSLEGFLDAGHVRSTLAEHLLDTLEHEAVATFDTDQLVDYRSRRPLMTFDADHYTAYEQPSLVLYRLVDSAGEPFLLLHGVEPDYRWEGFVEAVRQLCLAFGVRRMVTAQGIPMAVPHTRPVGTTRFASDSSALGDYTPIFGQVKVPSSADTLLHLRLAEAGLLTLGVAVHVPHYLADTQFGDAVVAAADVVMELTGLVLPTADLIAMAGLTRGQIEAELAQHGEAKEVVEGLERSYDRFVEGQRRKSLLAAQAANLPSADEIGAQLEAFLRDPESVESSAPAEESPAPAEGADGHDTTPTTPSSEVGEPPESADGVEDAADGADRPEGSEDGDPRP; translated from the coding sequence GTGACCACGCATTCACCGCTGTTCCGCCTGGAGGTGGACTCTGCCCGCCAGCCCCAGCCGGCCCCGCTGCTGATGGTGTCCCTGGAGGGATTCCTGGACGCCGGACACGTCCGGTCCACCCTGGCCGAGCACCTGCTGGACACCCTCGAGCACGAGGCGGTGGCCACGTTCGACACCGACCAGCTGGTGGACTACCGCTCGCGTCGACCCCTGATGACCTTCGACGCCGACCACTACACCGCCTACGAGCAGCCCTCCCTCGTCCTCTACCGGTTGGTGGACTCCGCGGGGGAGCCGTTCCTGCTGCTGCACGGGGTGGAGCCGGACTACCGCTGGGAGGGTTTCGTCGAGGCCGTCCGGCAGCTGTGCCTCGCCTTCGGCGTGCGTCGGATGGTCACCGCCCAGGGCATCCCCATGGCGGTCCCTCATACCCGCCCCGTCGGCACCACCCGGTTCGCCAGCGACTCCTCCGCGCTGGGTGACTACACCCCGATCTTCGGCCAGGTCAAGGTGCCCTCGAGCGCAGACACCTTGCTGCACCTGCGGCTGGCCGAGGCGGGGCTGCTCACCCTGGGTGTCGCCGTGCACGTCCCGCACTATCTCGCCGACACCCAGTTCGGGGACGCGGTGGTCGCCGCGGCCGACGTGGTCATGGAGCTCACCGGCCTGGTCCTGCCCACCGCCGACCTCATCGCGATGGCCGGTCTGACCCGCGGCCAGATCGAGGCCGAGCTGGCGCAGCACGGGGAGGCCAAGGAGGTCGTCGAGGGGCTGGAGCGCAGCTACGACCGGTTCGTCGAGGGCCAGCGGCGCAAGAGCCTGCTCGCGGCCCAGGCCGCCAACCTGCCCAGCGCCGACGAGATCGGCGCCCAGCTGGAGGCCTTCCTGCGCGACCCCGAGTCGGTCGAGTCCTCGGCACCGGCGGAGGAGAGCCCTGCACCGGCCGAGGGCGCCGACGGTCACGACACCACGCCGACGACGCCGAGCAGCGAGGTGGGTGAGCCTCCCGAGTCCGCCGACGGTGTCGAGGACGCCGCCGATGGGGCGGACCGCCCGGAGGGCTCCGAGGACGGCGACCCCCGGCCCTGA
- a CDS encoding EcsC family protein, whose translation MGLFGSNKPARRDDSRAVVEEDPGPIDAAANAFVGKLLDLGIDGIGPVDSVDEVVAKLRRKHGEDGKGVEAAIKEVVSDHVKKAGVGGFLTGAGGVVTMPVSLPANVLEFYVLATRMVASIATLRGYDVTTKGARSAVLLSLVGADADDLLRKAGLGTVSGMTGSGRLAAMASNRMPRAAAMMINKAVGFRLLTQVGGRALTRFVRYVPVAGGIVGAGLDGLLMKRIADHARSEFTTEALTGAVLEADGHTR comes from the coding sequence GTGGGTCTCTTCGGATCCAACAAGCCCGCCCGTCGGGACGACAGTCGCGCCGTCGTCGAGGAGGACCCTGGTCCGATCGACGCCGCGGCCAACGCCTTCGTCGGCAAGCTGCTCGACCTCGGCATCGACGGGATCGGGCCGGTGGACTCCGTCGATGAGGTCGTGGCCAAGCTGCGCCGCAAGCACGGCGAGGACGGCAAGGGTGTCGAGGCGGCCATCAAGGAGGTCGTCTCCGACCACGTCAAGAAGGCCGGTGTCGGCGGGTTCCTGACCGGCGCCGGTGGCGTCGTCACCATGCCCGTCTCGCTGCCCGCCAACGTGCTGGAGTTCTACGTGCTGGCCACGCGCATGGTCGCCAGCATCGCCACCCTGCGCGGGTATGACGTGACCACCAAGGGCGCCCGCTCGGCCGTCCTGCTCTCGCTGGTCGGGGCCGACGCCGACGACCTGCTGCGCAAGGCCGGCCTGGGCACGGTCTCGGGGATGACCGGCTCCGGGCGGCTGGCCGCGATGGCCTCCAACCGGATGCCGCGGGCCGCGGCGATGATGATCAACAAGGCGGTCGGCTTCCGGCTGCTGACCCAGGTCGGCGGCCGGGCCCTGACCCGGTTCGTCCGCTACGTCCCGGTCGCGGGCGGCATCGTCGGCGCCGGCCTGGACGGGTTGCTGATGAAGCGCATCGCCGACCATGCCCGGTCGGAGTTCACCACCGAGGCGCTCACCGGCGCGGTCCTGGAGGCCGACGGCCACACCCGCTGA
- a CDS encoding DUF4192 domain-containing protein, with amino-acid sequence MKTPELAGGSPRNDETVLVRGITHLLAVVPHLIGYLPGRSLVVVATRIESTRSGVHRGGVVFAARVDLPPPAHVQQLTQVLGEPLRRLAGEGGQLMLHVFGYDLPTGPDGEVDAGYVQALLQALETTALWAGTELHDVDLVREAGRQHRRLLVATRRTHEQWQPVPDAADVPAAAEFVLQGRAPLASREEVAAAVRRRDEEAAARTDLALTLLAADRAKLDPDAALRALGAWVVHGAPSPTARERAWIIAELHDRQVRDALLGRWLPQMFEVQDILGSREAALFCRRVPPWPREAPDAALDRLLELAAKVPFELGAPVLTVAAFLAWGRGQGTVANEACDLALEVDPDYRMAVLLRECLEHGVKPPRAAANRQGRRARRRGPGTAA; translated from the coding sequence ATGAAGACACCTGAGCTGGCGGGGGGCTCACCCCGGAACGACGAGACCGTCCTGGTACGTGGCATCACCCATCTCCTGGCGGTGGTGCCGCACCTCATCGGCTATCTGCCCGGGCGCAGCCTGGTCGTGGTGGCGACCCGGATCGAGAGCACCCGGAGCGGGGTGCACCGGGGAGGGGTGGTCTTCGCCGCCCGCGTCGACCTCCCACCACCGGCCCACGTGCAGCAGCTGACCCAGGTGCTCGGCGAGCCTCTGCGCCGGCTCGCCGGTGAGGGCGGGCAGCTCATGCTGCACGTCTTCGGCTACGACCTGCCGACGGGTCCGGACGGGGAGGTGGATGCCGGGTATGTCCAGGCGCTGCTGCAGGCGCTGGAGACCACCGCCCTGTGGGCCGGGACCGAGCTGCACGACGTCGACCTCGTCCGGGAGGCGGGCCGGCAGCACCGGCGTCTGCTCGTCGCGACCCGCCGGACACATGAGCAGTGGCAGCCGGTGCCGGACGCAGCTGACGTGCCCGCCGCCGCCGAGTTCGTGCTGCAGGGCCGGGCGCCGCTCGCCTCTCGCGAGGAGGTGGCCGCGGCCGTGCGCCGCCGTGACGAGGAGGCCGCCGCCCGGACCGACCTGGCGCTCACCCTGCTGGCGGCGGATCGGGCCAAGCTGGACCCGGACGCCGCCCTGAGGGCGCTCGGGGCCTGGGTGGTGCACGGCGCCCCGTCACCGACGGCGCGCGAGCGCGCCTGGATCATCGCCGAGCTGCACGACCGGCAGGTGCGGGACGCCCTCCTGGGGAGGTGGTTGCCGCAGATGTTCGAGGTGCAGGACATCCTCGGTTCCCGCGAGGCGGCGCTGTTCTGCCGTCGGGTGCCACCCTGGCCACGGGAGGCGCCGGACGCCGCACTGGACCGGTTGCTCGAGCTCGCGGCCAAGGTCCCGTTCGAGCTGGGCGCCCCGGTGCTGACCGTGGCGGCGTTCCTGGCGTGGGGCCGCGGCCAGGGCACGGTGGCCAACGAGGCGTGCGACCTGGCGCTGGAGGTGGACCCCGACTACCGGATGGCGGTGCTGCTCCGCGAGTGCCTGGAGCACGGCGTCAAGCCGCCTCGTGCCGCCGCGAACCGTCAGGGGCGCCGCGCGCGACGACGAGGTCCGGGCACGGCCGCCTGA